The DNA window GTACAGAAGAAGCTGGACTTTATGTTCGATAAAGCATCTGATTTTGTTATGCTGTACACCAACCCCCGCCACGACTACACGGAGTATGTTATGGAAGAACTGGGGCTCGATGTAAACGCAAAATCAGGTAAGCCCAACACCGTTGCCGGTGCGGTTACCAACCCCGCCGGAACCAGTACAGACAATAAACCAACCACAAAACAGTAGTAGTAAACCAAGTAAACTGAAGATGAACAAGACACTCGTTATGGCGTTCGCAGCCGCTTTGCTGGCTGGTGGTCTGAACGCTCAGGCTCAAACAACGGCAGCCCCCGCCACGACGGCCTCGGCAGCCGTAAAGCTGGGCTATACGAATATCGATTATATTCTCGGCCAGACACCCGAAGCTAAAGACATACAAAACCAGTTGACCATTCAGCGGACGCAGTCGGAAAACGAACTGAAGCGGATGCAGAAAGAACTGGAAGACAAGTATGGCGCTTACCAGAAAGGGGCTGAGCAGATGTCGGAGGTAATCCGCAAAGACCGCGAAACCGAATTGCAGGGGCTGCAAACCCGCATTCAGGAGTTTGGTCGGACGGCTGAGCAGTCGCTGCAAACCAAGTACGGTCAGCTGGTAAACCCGGTTGTACAGAAAATTCAGAAAGCGATCGACGCAGTAGCGAAGGAGAACGCGTACACCTACGTTTTCAACCTCGATGCCGGTGCCAACACGACGCCGATTCTGCTGGTAGCGCCTGAAGAAAATAACATCACGGAGCTGGTGCTTCGCAAGATGGGTATCGATCCGTCGAAAATTGCTGCTCCGGCTGCCAATAAGCCTGCAACGACGGGTACGGGTTCGGCCGCTGCTCCAGCCGCGACGCCAAAGAAAAACAAGTAAGTCGGCTGAATAAGCATTGATTCTTATTGAAACGAGTCAGTCCCTAACCGGGCTGACTCGTTTCGCATTATGCCGGGTATATCCCGAAATTTGTGCAAAGCTGCCCGTCGTACGTTGGTCAATCTGGCCAAAGAGTTAGGCAGAAACGACCCACGACAAAATTCCCGGCCTTACTTTTGCGTTCTTTCTGTTAGTACTACTCGTAAACGTTATCTATGAACCGTACGGCCGGTCTACTGGCGGGGTTGCTGATCGGCCTGCTTTGGGGCAGAACCCACGCTCAGGATACAAAACCATTACGTCTTAATTTCCCTGCTCAGTCCGACTGGAGCGTAGTACCGGAAGGCAGCACCGTTCGTTTCGACGTAAAAGCCAACGCGCCTACCGGCGACACGCTGACATTCTCACTTCGGGGCGACAAAATCCCGGAAGGGGCTGAAATCGACTCGCTGGGCCATTTCAGCTGGACACCGGCTCACAACCTGGCCGACCGGATTCAGACGCGTAAGCTGGTGCCCATCACGTTCGACGTACGCGATCAGCACGGGCATTCAGCGACCCAAACCATTGACTTCGCGGTGCTGCACGTCAACCGTCCACCCATGATTGGCGAACTGCGTCCCTTTTACGTACAGTATAAGACGCAGAATACCTATAAAATGGACCCCGAACTGGTTCATGACGACGATGGTGACCCGATCGTGTTTATTTCAATCCCGGATCAGATGCCGGAGGGCAGCAAGCTCTCCGCACAGGGTGAACTGATCTGGACCTTGTCGTACAATCAGTTCAAGAAACTCAAGCAGGCACCGATATACATTGAGTTCTGGGTGGAAGATCAACCCGCCAAGACCCGCTCGAAAGGACGGCTCAAAGTCGAAGTGACCGAGATGGACCTGCCGCCCGATATCGCCGTTATTCCGCAGGAAACCCGCTACAAGCTTCGCGAAAACGCCACCGTCGATCTGAAATTCTATCTGTCAGACCCGAATGGCGACGACGATATCAACGAATTTAACTTTCTGTCTGACAACCAGCAGATCCCAAAAACGGCGCTGGTTAAGAATACCGACAATCAGTACGAATTCATCTGGCAACCCGGTTTCGACTTCGTTAAAGACCCCTACGATTCACTGGAAGCGCACGTAACGTTTTACGTGCTCGATAAGGCGCAGAACCGGCAGGAACGGCAAATTACGTTTGTAGTGAAGAACACCGTCAACGAAGCGGAGAAAGACCGGTACTACTATACTCAATACCGGCAGGTACTGGTACAGGCCTGGGGTCTGATTGAGCAGTTGGGCGAAAAAGAGGAACAGCTGAAGCGCGACTACAAACGAGCCAAAGGCGGCAAGCGGAACCGCTCGGTTGCCAACGCATCATTAGGTGCCGTTACAGGCGTGTCACCTGCTATTACGAGTAGTAATGGCAGTCAGGATACGCAGCGGCTTATCTCAGCTATTGGCGGCACGGCCGTGTTGACGATGGGCACGCTGGAAGCCACCGAAGTAATCGGCAAGTCCATGAAAGACTTACTCGATCGATACAACTATGTACTCGGAAAGAAAGCGGAATTGCAGAACAAAGGCGACGTATTCGCTCGAGAGTTTGCGCTCAAATCAAGTCGGCGTAGCAACGAATTTGTCAAAAAACTCGACGATTTC is part of the Spirosoma rhododendri genome and encodes:
- a CDS encoding Ig-like domain-containing protein; the protein is MNRTAGLLAGLLIGLLWGRTHAQDTKPLRLNFPAQSDWSVVPEGSTVRFDVKANAPTGDTLTFSLRGDKIPEGAEIDSLGHFSWTPAHNLADRIQTRKLVPITFDVRDQHGHSATQTIDFAVLHVNRPPMIGELRPFYVQYKTQNTYKMDPELVHDDDGDPIVFISIPDQMPEGSKLSAQGELIWTLSYNQFKKLKQAPIYIEFWVEDQPAKTRSKGRLKVEVTEMDLPPDIAVIPQETRYKLRENATVDLKFYLSDPNGDDDINEFNFLSDNQQIPKTALVKNTDNQYEFIWQPGFDFVKDPYDSLEAHVTFYVLDKAQNRQERQITFVVKNTVNEAEKDRYYYTQYRQVLVQAWGLIEQLGEKEEQLKRDYKRAKGGKRNRSVANASLGAVTGVSPAITSSNGSQDTQRLISAIGGTAVLTMGTLEATEVIGKSMKDLLDRYNYVLGKKAELQNKGDVFAREFALKSSRRSNEFVKKLDDFRGVMSLSGLVALELDANWQSKKEATDKAVKRTFKDFTMLEEAQ
- a CDS encoding OmpH family outer membrane protein gives rise to the protein MNKTLVMAFAAALLAGGLNAQAQTTAAPATTASAAVKLGYTNIDYILGQTPEAKDIQNQLTIQRTQSENELKRMQKELEDKYGAYQKGAEQMSEVIRKDRETELQGLQTRIQEFGRTAEQSLQTKYGQLVNPVVQKIQKAIDAVAKENAYTYVFNLDAGANTTPILLVAPEENNITELVLRKMGIDPSKIAAPAANKPATTGTGSAAAPAATPKKNK